In Nocardioides sp., the following proteins share a genomic window:
- a CDS encoding DUF222 domain-containing protein, which produces MSTTPGMHPILGAAELIRTTLASVAATNATFMSPADKQTALVQLTSAASSLHELTLRVLATAGEVAADTAFRDGADWWAAEARLRRDEARAAQRLAQALDRRYGLVAAGMASGGVNPAQAHVVASVLDALPDDLPPELLPKAEAHLVGLCADHDPADLRRLGSHLIEVLAPEIAEEAERKRLERLERAAAAKTRLRLRRLGDGTTRLSGLIPDASATRLATFLDAFTNPRKNPDELPDRIVGASPEHGGDPLARLTHPRRLGEAFVQLLESLDPSRLPLHGGDATTVVIKIDLDALRTGLGIGEIVAASALPGDNVTADRISAGEVRRLACSATLIPTLLGGASEVLDLGRAQRLFTAAQRRALLLRDQTCRAAGCTIPGTWAEAHHWIPWQAGGPTSLDNAVLLCHHHHQRAHDEDYDHDRLPDGTIRYHRRR; this is translated from the coding sequence ATGTCCACCACACCTGGCATGCATCCCATCCTCGGGGCGGCCGAGTTGATCCGTACGACACTGGCTTCGGTTGCGGCCACGAACGCGACGTTCATGTCTCCGGCAGACAAGCAGACCGCGTTGGTGCAGTTGACCTCTGCTGCGTCGTCGCTGCACGAGTTGACGCTGCGGGTGCTCGCCACCGCGGGCGAAGTGGCTGCAGACACGGCGTTTCGCGATGGCGCTGACTGGTGGGCCGCCGAGGCTCGGTTGCGGCGAGACGAGGCCCGCGCAGCGCAGCGACTGGCCCAAGCTCTCGACCGCCGTTATGGGCTGGTGGCGGCGGGAATGGCGTCAGGTGGGGTCAATCCGGCGCAGGCGCACGTGGTCGCGTCCGTGCTCGATGCTCTGCCTGACGACCTGCCGCCCGAGTTGTTGCCCAAGGCCGAGGCCCACCTCGTCGGCTTGTGTGCCGATCACGACCCTGCGGACCTGCGCCGGCTGGGGTCGCATCTAATCGAGGTGCTCGCCCCCGAGATCGCCGAGGAAGCCGAACGCAAGAGACTTGAACGCCTGGAGCGCGCGGCAGCGGCAAAGACCCGACTCCGGTTGCGCCGACTCGGCGATGGCACCACCCGACTCTCCGGCTTGATCCCCGACGCGTCCGCCACTCGGCTCGCCACCTTCCTTGACGCGTTCACCAACCCGCGCAAGAACCCCGACGAGCTCCCCGACCGCATCGTGGGCGCCTCCCCCGAACACGGCGGCGACCCCCTCGCCCGGCTCACCCATCCCCGCCGACTCGGCGAGGCGTTCGTCCAACTCTTGGAGTCGCTCGACCCGTCGCGACTTCCCCTGCACGGAGGTGACGCGACCACAGTCGTGATCAAGATCGACCTCGACGCCTTGCGTACCGGACTCGGCATCGGCGAGATCGTCGCCGCGTCGGCCCTCCCGGGCGACAACGTCACGGCCGACCGCATAAGTGCAGGCGAAGTACGCAGGCTGGCCTGCAGCGCCACCCTCATCCCCACCCTCCTGGGTGGCGCATCGGAGGTGCTTGACCTCGGCCGGGCCCAACGCCTGTTCACCGCAGCCCAGCGACGAGCCCTGCTCCTGCGAGATCAGACCTGCAGAGCAGCAGGCTGCACGATCCCCGGCACCTGGGCCGAAGCCCACCACTGGATCCCTTGGCAGGCAGGCGGGCCTACCAGCCTCGACAACGCGGTGTTGCTGTGTCACCACCATCACCAACGAGCCCACGACGAGGATTACGACCACGATCGGTTGCCCGACGGCACCATCCGCTACCACCGACGCAGATAG
- a CDS encoding prephenate dehydrogenase: MNAPLAGPVLVVGTGLVGTSIALALRAQGVEVLLEDRDPQHVRTAHQLDAGRPLVEGDRPQVVVVAVPPDHLGATIADALGRFEDASVTDVGSVKVAPLAYVAAKVPAEWLARYVGSHPMAGSERSGPLAATHTLFEGRPWAVTPHESADLAAIELVTAVAELAGAAVVMLRPEEHDAAVARISHLPHLMSVLVAGRLASAPADELALAGQGVRDVTRIAASDPTLWRQIVAANAVPVLCLLRELREDLDALMQAVENGSTDALTQLLVQGVSGTQQIPGKHGGPTRESATVFVSIPDQPGALARLFADAGESGVNIEDVRIDHDPGRDTGLVELGVEASYAKTLLDALESKGWVTHR; the protein is encoded by the coding sequence GTGAACGCACCGCTGGCCGGCCCGGTCCTGGTCGTCGGCACCGGACTGGTGGGCACGTCGATCGCGTTGGCGCTTCGCGCTCAGGGTGTGGAGGTGCTGCTGGAGGACCGGGACCCCCAACACGTACGCACGGCTCATCAACTCGACGCCGGGCGTCCGCTGGTGGAAGGGGACCGACCGCAGGTCGTGGTGGTGGCCGTGCCTCCTGACCATCTCGGCGCGACGATCGCGGACGCGCTCGGCCGCTTCGAGGACGCCTCGGTCACTGATGTGGGCAGCGTCAAGGTCGCCCCCCTCGCCTATGTGGCAGCGAAGGTGCCCGCGGAGTGGTTGGCCAGGTACGTCGGATCGCACCCGATGGCCGGCTCAGAACGCTCCGGTCCGTTGGCTGCTACGCACACCCTCTTCGAGGGTCGCCCGTGGGCGGTCACCCCCCACGAGTCGGCCGACCTCGCAGCGATCGAGTTAGTCACAGCCGTCGCCGAGTTGGCGGGTGCCGCGGTGGTCATGCTGCGACCAGAGGAGCACGACGCCGCCGTCGCGCGGATCTCGCACCTGCCGCATCTGATGTCGGTGCTCGTCGCGGGACGACTTGCCTCCGCTCCGGCGGACGAACTTGCTCTCGCCGGCCAGGGCGTACGCGACGTCACCAGGATCGCGGCTTCCGATCCGACCTTGTGGCGCCAGATCGTGGCCGCGAACGCGGTGCCGGTGCTCTGTCTTCTGCGAGAGTTGCGTGAGGATCTCGATGCGCTGATGCAGGCTGTCGAGAACGGGTCGACCGATGCGCTCACCCAACTCCTGGTTCAAGGTGTCAGCGGAACGCAGCAGATCCCGGGCAAGCACGGAGGCCCGACCCGCGAGAGCGCCACGGTCTTCGTGTCGATCCCTGACCAACCCGGGGCCCTCGCCCGACTTTTCGCCGACGCGGGGGAGAGTGGCGTCAACATCGAGGACGTACGCATCGATCACGACCCGGGGCGCGACACCGGTCTGGTCGAACTCGGCGTCGAGGCCAGCTATGCGAAGACTCTCCTGGACGCGTTGGAATCGAAGGGCTGGGTGACCCACCGGTAG
- a CDS encoding hemolysin family protein, producing the protein MTALILLVISLAMIALCGVFVAAEFAFVTVDRTAVARAAEAGDARAAGVQRALRQLSTQLSGAQVGITVTNLAIGFLAEPAIATLIGPALGSAGIPDTMVPGIAVAVGLTLSTALTIIFGELVPKNLAIARPYETAMATQAFSRIFTTVNAIPIRFLNGSANTIVRRLGVEPQEELRSARSSQELASLIAHSGEQGTLDASTAVLMGRSVEFGTRTAGEIMTPRVRTHSLDVGDRVVSVIELARATGHSRFPVLDNEEVVGTVHLKHAVAVPLGDRATSRVKHIMARPIVVPDSLRLDPLLTLLRADGFQLAVVLDEYAGFAGIVTLEDAVEEILGDIADEHDRLGSRAFRLRDGGWSISGLLRPDEVQDVSGIALPEHEDYDTVAGLVLRTLGRLPRPGDVAEVPLPDLLADEIQQRAETARTALLEVVRMDGLRVDRLALRIRRDHE; encoded by the coding sequence ATGACCGCTCTGATCCTGCTCGTCATCTCGTTGGCGATGATCGCGTTGTGCGGGGTCTTCGTCGCCGCTGAGTTCGCGTTCGTCACCGTCGACCGTACGGCCGTGGCTCGCGCGGCAGAAGCGGGAGACGCGAGGGCGGCGGGTGTTCAGCGCGCGCTGCGACAACTCTCCACACAACTCTCGGGCGCACAGGTCGGCATCACCGTCACCAACCTGGCCATCGGTTTCCTTGCCGAGCCCGCCATCGCCACCCTGATCGGTCCAGCGCTGGGCAGTGCGGGGATCCCCGACACGATGGTGCCCGGCATCGCCGTCGCGGTGGGCCTGACTCTGAGCACCGCGCTGACCATCATCTTCGGCGAGTTGGTGCCCAAGAATCTCGCGATCGCCAGGCCGTACGAGACCGCGATGGCGACGCAGGCCTTCTCGCGGATCTTCACCACGGTCAACGCCATCCCGATCCGCTTTCTCAACGGCTCTGCCAACACGATCGTGCGGCGCTTGGGCGTGGAGCCTCAAGAAGAATTGCGTTCGGCACGCAGTTCGCAAGAACTCGCCAGCCTGATCGCGCACTCGGGCGAGCAGGGCACCCTTGATGCGAGCACCGCGGTGTTGATGGGGCGGTCTGTCGAGTTCGGCACGCGTACGGCAGGCGAGATCATGACCCCGCGGGTTCGCACGCATAGCCTGGACGTGGGCGATCGCGTCGTCAGCGTCATCGAGTTGGCCAGGGCCACCGGACACAGTCGATTCCCCGTGCTGGACAACGAGGAGGTCGTCGGCACCGTCCATCTCAAACACGCGGTCGCCGTGCCGCTCGGCGACCGCGCGACGTCGCGGGTCAAACACATCATGGCCAGGCCGATCGTCGTGCCCGACTCGCTGCGGCTCGACCCGCTGCTCACCCTCCTGCGCGCGGATGGTTTCCAGCTCGCCGTCGTCCTCGACGAGTACGCCGGTTTCGCGGGCATCGTCACGCTGGAGGACGCGGTCGAGGAGATCCTGGGCGACATCGCGGACGAACACGACCGGCTGGGCAGCCGAGCCTTCCGACTGCGCGACGGAGGCTGGTCCATCTCAGGACTGCTGCGTCCCGACGAAGTACAGGACGTCAGCGGCATCGCGCTTCCCGAGCACGAGGACTACGACACGGTCGCAGGCCTGGTGCTTCGTACGCTCGGGCGCTTGCCGCGCCCCGGTGACGTCGCCGAAGTGCCGTTGCCGGATCTGCTCGCTGACGAGATCCAACAGCGCGCCGAGACGGCTCGAACCGCCCTGCTTGAGGTGGTCCGGATGGACGGCCTGCGCGTGGACCGACTTGCCTTGCGCATCAGGCGCGACCATGAGTGA
- a CDS encoding phosphatase PAP2 family protein, with amino-acid sequence MAPTLLIDRPAVLEDSPARTAPGVLSSKRVYLREAVLLGLAVAVYFGVRSLTAGDHAQAANNAWDIVALEQRLGIFHELDLQRWALGIAGLERVMNAIYIYGHWPVIFTVLVWLGRRRPSAYVVYRNALLISGVVGMLIVALYPVAPPRLMDLGFVDTVTLNTEAYRVLQPPAFTNPYAAMPSFHVGWDLLVGIALVREGRSAWVRAVGRLIPVLMITAVVLTGNHYFLDAIAGDLIVLVSLALSRGAGQPGRRGRDVPRRSYLRRW; translated from the coding sequence ATGGCCCCGACGCTCCTGATCGACCGCCCCGCTGTGCTCGAAGACTCGCCTGCGCGGACGGCGCCTGGGGTCCTGTCCTCGAAACGGGTGTATCTGCGCGAGGCGGTCCTGCTGGGGCTTGCCGTGGCGGTCTACTTCGGTGTCCGCAGTCTCACGGCCGGCGATCATGCACAGGCGGCAAACAACGCCTGGGACATCGTCGCGCTCGAACAGCGCCTGGGCATATTTCACGAACTCGACCTGCAAAGATGGGCGCTGGGGATCGCGGGCCTGGAACGGGTGATGAACGCGATCTACATCTACGGCCACTGGCCGGTCATCTTCACTGTCCTCGTCTGGCTGGGCCGACGCCGACCTTCGGCGTACGTGGTCTACCGCAACGCCCTCCTGATCTCCGGAGTCGTGGGCATGCTGATCGTGGCGTTGTACCCGGTCGCGCCGCCACGGCTAATGGACCTCGGGTTCGTCGACACCGTCACGTTGAACACCGAGGCCTACCGTGTGCTGCAGCCGCCCGCCTTTACCAACCCGTACGCCGCGATGCCGAGCTTCCACGTCGGGTGGGACCTGCTCGTCGGCATCGCTCTTGTTCGCGAGGGCCGCTCGGCCTGGGTCCGGGCAGTCGGGAGGCTGATCCCAGTTCTCATGATCACCGCGGTGGTCCTCACCGGAAACCACTACTTCCTCGACGCGATCGCGGGAGATCTCATCGTCCTCGTGTCCCTCGCGTTAAGTCGCGGGGCAGGGCAGCCGGGCAGGCGGGGGAGAGATGTGCCGCGACGCTCCTATCTGCGTCGGTGGTAG
- a CDS encoding pseudouridine synthase — MKPHDQKDEHPASDRPKPDEDGLIRLQKLLAQSGVASRRKCEELMLAGLVEVDGEVVTRLGTKVDPANAVVRVEGRRLPPISQHVYLVLNKPRGVVSTMSDPDGRRNLGDLVKDRPERLFHVGRLDTDTSGLIILTNDGDFAQHLAHPSHEVDKTYVAEVEGEVHIRTIRALLKGVTLDDGPVTVSRAKVLGGDPRKDAANRSIVELTIHEGRNRIVRRLLEHVGHPVRRLTRTQIGPLTLQRLAPGELRELSVTELGALMDGVGL, encoded by the coding sequence GTGAAACCCCACGATCAAAAAGACGAGCATCCCGCCTCCGATCGACCCAAGCCCGATGAGGACGGACTCATCCGGCTGCAGAAGCTGCTCGCGCAATCGGGAGTGGCCTCGCGGCGCAAGTGTGAAGAGTTGATGCTCGCCGGACTTGTCGAGGTCGACGGGGAAGTCGTGACCCGATTGGGCACCAAGGTCGATCCGGCTAACGCTGTCGTGCGGGTCGAGGGGCGGCGACTGCCGCCGATCAGCCAGCACGTCTACCTGGTGCTCAACAAGCCCCGCGGAGTGGTCTCGACGATGTCGGACCCCGACGGCCGCCGGAACCTGGGCGATCTGGTGAAGGACCGCCCTGAGCGCCTTTTCCACGTCGGTCGCCTCGACACCGACACTTCCGGGCTGATCATCTTGACCAACGACGGTGACTTCGCCCAGCACCTGGCGCATCCGTCGCACGAGGTCGACAAGACCTATGTCGCTGAGGTCGAGGGTGAGGTGCACATCCGTACGATCCGCGCACTCCTCAAGGGCGTCACGCTCGACGACGGACCGGTCACGGTGTCGCGCGCCAAGGTGCTCGGCGGTGATCCGCGCAAGGACGCGGCCAATCGCTCGATCGTCGAACTGACCATCCATGAAGGCCGAAACCGCATCGTGCGTCGGCTGTTGGAGCACGTCGGCCATCCGGTGCGTCGCCTGACCCGTACGCAGATCGGTCCCCTGACGTTGCAACGGCTGGCGCCCGGGGAGTTGCGCGAACTCTCCGTGACCGAACTGGGCGCACTGATGGACGGTGTCGGTCTCTGA
- the der gene encoding ribosome biogenesis GTPase Der: protein MTDPHTESNGVATPVLAVVGRPNVGKSTLVNRIIGRREAVVQDIPGVTRDRVSYDANWNGRAFTVVDTGGWDPDARGLAERIKAQAEIAVSLADAVLFVVDATVGITDADEAVVRVLRRSGKPVVLAANKVDDLRTETEAAALWNLGLGEPQPVSALHGRGSGDLLDAILGALPETPEVSYEEVGGPRRIAIVGKPNVGKSSLLNKLAGEERVVVDNVAGTTVDPVDELVEIGGEVWRFIDTAGIRKRVKEASGHEYYASLRTTTAIDRAEVAVLVLDAGQSLSEQDVRILQTVREAGRALVIAFNKWDLVDEERRHYLEREIERDLVQVQWAPRINITARTGWHIDRLVPALNRAIEGWETRISTGSLNAFLGRLVAEHPHPVRSGKQAKILFGTQTSIAPPTFVLFTSGKLDASYERFMERRLREQFGFVGTPIVLQQRPREKRKR, encoded by the coding sequence GTGACCGACCCCCACACCGAATCGAACGGCGTCGCCACGCCTGTGCTCGCAGTCGTAGGCCGCCCCAACGTCGGCAAGTCGACCCTGGTCAACCGGATCATCGGGCGGCGCGAGGCCGTGGTGCAAGACATTCCGGGCGTGACTCGCGACCGGGTCTCCTATGACGCCAACTGGAACGGGCGCGCCTTCACAGTCGTCGACACCGGCGGCTGGGACCCCGACGCGCGCGGCCTCGCCGAGCGGATCAAGGCCCAGGCCGAGATTGCGGTCTCTCTTGCCGACGCGGTGCTCTTCGTGGTGGATGCGACCGTCGGCATCACCGACGCCGACGAGGCTGTCGTACGGGTGCTCCGGCGCTCGGGCAAACCGGTCGTTCTGGCGGCCAACAAGGTCGACGATCTGCGCACGGAGACCGAGGCTGCGGCACTGTGGAATTTGGGCCTGGGGGAGCCGCAACCCGTCTCGGCGCTGCACGGCCGTGGCTCCGGAGATCTGCTTGATGCGATCTTGGGGGCGCTGCCGGAGACGCCCGAGGTGTCGTACGAGGAGGTCGGCGGTCCCCGGCGGATCGCGATCGTGGGCAAGCCCAACGTCGGCAAGTCGTCGCTGCTCAACAAGTTGGCAGGGGAGGAGCGGGTGGTCGTCGACAACGTGGCCGGGACCACGGTCGACCCGGTCGACGAACTCGTCGAGATTGGTGGCGAGGTCTGGCGATTCATCGACACCGCCGGCATCCGCAAGCGGGTCAAGGAGGCGTCGGGCCACGAGTACTACGCGTCGCTGCGCACGACCACGGCGATCGACCGCGCCGAAGTCGCGGTTCTCGTGCTGGACGCGGGCCAGTCGCTCTCGGAGCAGGACGTACGGATCCTGCAGACCGTGCGTGAGGCCGGTCGTGCCCTGGTGATCGCGTTCAACAAGTGGGATCTGGTCGACGAGGAGCGGCGTCACTATCTGGAGCGTGAGATCGAGCGTGATCTCGTACAGGTCCAGTGGGCGCCCCGGATCAACATCACCGCGCGCACCGGCTGGCACATCGACCGACTGGTCCCCGCGCTCAATCGGGCGATCGAGGGATGGGAGACACGAATCTCCACGGGATCCCTCAATGCGTTCCTGGGGCGCCTGGTCGCCGAACACCCACACCCGGTGCGCTCGGGCAAGCAGGCGAAGATCCTTTTCGGCACCCAAACGTCGATTGCGCCTCCGACGTTCGTGTTGTTCACCTCGGGCAAGCTCGACGCGTCGTACGAGCGCTTCATGGAGCGACGCCTGCGCGAGCAGTTCGGTTTCGTCGGGACGCCGATCGTCCTGCAGCAACGTCCTCGGGAGAAGCGGAAGCGCTGA
- the scpB gene encoding SMC-Scp complex subunit ScpB, with amino-acid sequence MTETPHSEDLEPEVNTDQDAASDGHTLGDTLDVALVDPESLAPSLEALLMVADQPLDESTLAATVGFPVPEVQAALRALAGEYDAQGRGFELRNVAGGWRYYTREDFAPVVEKFVLDGQQARLTQAALETLAVVAYKQPVSRARVSAVRGVNVDGVMRTLLTRGLVEEAGHDGEHGATLYRTSSYFLERMGVTSLDDLPELAPYLPDLDDLEDELGAVLASTPEPTVPDQAAPDQAAPDQGASDRGAE; translated from the coding sequence ATGACTGAGACCCCTCACTCCGAGGATCTTGAGCCCGAGGTCAACACCGATCAGGACGCAGCCTCTGACGGGCACACCTTGGGGGACACCTTGGACGTCGCCCTGGTAGACCCGGAGTCGCTGGCGCCTTCGCTCGAAGCACTCCTCATGGTCGCCGACCAGCCCTTGGACGAGAGCACCTTGGCCGCCACCGTCGGTTTTCCCGTGCCCGAGGTGCAGGCTGCTTTGCGCGCTTTGGCCGGGGAGTACGACGCCCAAGGTCGCGGCTTCGAGTTGCGCAATGTCGCGGGCGGTTGGCGTTACTACACCCGCGAGGACTTCGCTCCGGTCGTGGAGAAGTTCGTGCTTGACGGCCAACAGGCCCGACTGACGCAGGCGGCCCTGGAGACGCTGGCGGTGGTGGCCTACAAGCAGCCGGTCTCGCGGGCACGGGTGTCGGCCGTACGCGGGGTCAACGTCGATGGCGTGATGCGTACGCTGTTGACGCGCGGACTGGTAGAAGAGGCCGGCCATGACGGGGAGCATGGCGCGACGCTCTATCGCACCAGTTCCTATTTCCTGGAGCGGATGGGTGTGACCTCCTTGGACGACCTGCCGGAGCTGGCGCCCTACCTTCCCGATCTGGACGACTTGGAGGACGAACTCGGTGCAGTGCTCGCCAGCACACCCGAGCCGACCGTCCCGGATCAGGCTGCCCCGGATCAGGCTGCCCCGGATCAGGGTGCCTCGGATCGGGGTGCCGAGTGA
- the aroH gene encoding chorismate mutase, with protein MPVRAVRGATQLERDERDHLLERVAEMVSDVMTSNGLTTDDFISVVFTSTSDLVSEFPAYAARGLGFTDVPLMCAAELEIEGSMPRVVRMLAHVESDLPRGDITHCYLHGAASLRRDLSRVHEVVDGPEA; from the coding sequence ATGCCAGTCAGAGCCGTACGCGGAGCCACCCAACTGGAACGCGACGAACGCGACCACTTGTTGGAGCGTGTCGCTGAGATGGTCTCGGACGTGATGACGTCCAACGGACTCACCACCGACGACTTCATCTCGGTCGTCTTCACCTCGACCAGCGACCTGGTCAGCGAGTTTCCCGCGTACGCCGCTCGCGGGCTCGGGTTCACCGACGTGCCGCTGATGTGCGCGGCCGAACTGGAGATCGAGGGGTCGATGCCGCGAGTCGTACGCATGCTCGCCCACGTGGAGTCCGACCTGCCGCGCGGAGACATCACCCACTGCTACCTGCACGGCGCGGCGAGCCTGCGTCGTGACCTCAGTCGCGTGCATGAGGTGGTCGACGGGCCCGAGGCGTGA
- a CDS encoding lysophospholipid acyltransferase family protein, translated as MTSYDGLPRIDAIAHPSTGALTRLRPAALRLLKSYYDLRTHHADRVPLAGPVIMAPNHVGWWDGPLLATVSPRPVHALTKQEMFRGPMGPFLRWAGQISLDRRNPDPGAVKACLRVLTEGGAAGIFPEGTRGDGELSRINRGAAYLALVSGAPVVPVQFFGTRLPGAGSRSRPPRGTRVDVSFGMPWRTAARPWPRTKSVVEDSTEALRQHLVRCLDNAKAETRLNLPGPLPEGDKEAALAKEQDVL; from the coding sequence GTGACGTCGTACGACGGCCTGCCGCGCATCGACGCGATCGCGCACCCCAGCACCGGCGCGCTGACGCGGCTACGTCCGGCCGCGCTGCGGTTGCTGAAGAGCTATTACGACCTGCGTACGCACCACGCCGACCGCGTTCCGCTCGCCGGGCCGGTGATCATGGCGCCCAACCACGTCGGCTGGTGGGACGGACCGCTGCTCGCGACCGTGTCGCCTCGGCCGGTGCACGCGCTGACCAAGCAGGAGATGTTCCGCGGACCCATGGGGCCTTTCCTGCGCTGGGCCGGACAGATCTCCCTCGATCGGCGCAACCCCGATCCGGGTGCGGTCAAGGCATGTCTGCGAGTGCTGACGGAAGGCGGAGCCGCCGGAATCTTCCCCGAGGGCACCCGCGGCGACGGTGAGTTGTCACGTATCAATCGCGGTGCTGCCTACCTGGCTCTGGTCAGCGGTGCCCCGGTGGTGCCAGTGCAGTTCTTCGGCACCCGGCTCCCCGGTGCTGGGAGCCGGTCTCGTCCACCGCGCGGCACCCGTGTGGATGTGTCGTTCGGCATGCCCTGGCGCACCGCCGCGCGCCCGTGGCCGCGGACGAAGTCCGTGGTCGAAGACAGCACCGAGGCCTTGCGACAGCATCTGGTCCGATGCCTCGACAATGCCAAGGCCGAGACGCGACTCAACCTGCCCGGCCCGCTTCCCGAGGGTGACAAAGAGGCAGCCCTCGCCAAAGAACAGGACGTCTTGTGA
- a CDS encoding hemolysin family protein → MSDTGAVFLALALLLGNAFFVGAEFALLSARRSQIEPHAQAGSRLARTTLRAMENISLVIGVNQLGITVCSLVLGAVGEPAVAHLLEPLLHRLHLPEAALHPVSFAVAMSIVVYLHVVMGEMVPKNIALAGPERAAMILGPAVWGIVTVLRPLVRLIDACARGVLRLVGVQMQGEVSSTFTREQVAALVEESRGEGLLADEEYGRLTGALGFADKTVDSVRLPLDELTVISRGSTPEQVEELCATTGFSRFPVSGPDGMLLGYLHIKDVIETTPQRRTRIIDDKWVRPFAAVRDSDLLHDALGTLRRRGAHLGQVVDDKGAVTGLVTLEDIIEELVGEIRDAAHHDDQ, encoded by the coding sequence ATGAGTGACACCGGCGCGGTGTTCCTCGCGCTCGCACTGTTGCTGGGCAACGCCTTCTTCGTGGGTGCCGAGTTCGCGCTGCTCTCGGCTCGACGCAGCCAGATCGAACCCCATGCCCAGGCGGGATCCCGACTCGCGCGGACCACCCTGCGCGCGATGGAGAACATCTCGTTGGTGATCGGTGTCAACCAACTCGGCATCACCGTGTGCAGCCTGGTCCTCGGTGCGGTCGGCGAACCGGCGGTCGCGCACCTGCTCGAACCGTTGCTGCACCGTCTGCACCTGCCCGAGGCCGCGCTGCACCCGGTGTCGTTCGCCGTGGCGATGTCGATCGTGGTCTACCTCCACGTCGTGATGGGGGAGATGGTGCCGAAGAACATCGCCCTCGCTGGCCCTGAGCGCGCCGCGATGATCCTGGGGCCTGCAGTGTGGGGCATCGTCACCGTGCTGCGTCCCCTCGTGCGGCTGATCGACGCGTGCGCGCGCGGCGTCTTGAGACTCGTGGGTGTGCAGATGCAAGGGGAGGTCAGCTCGACCTTCACTCGCGAACAGGTCGCGGCCCTGGTCGAGGAGTCGCGTGGCGAAGGACTGCTTGCGGACGAGGAGTACGGCCGGCTCACCGGCGCTCTCGGGTTCGCCGACAAGACGGTGGACAGCGTACGACTGCCTCTCGACGAGTTGACCGTGATCTCGCGCGGCAGCACCCCTGAGCAGGTGGAGGAACTGTGCGCGACGACGGGTTTCAGTCGCTTCCCGGTTTCGGGGCCTGACGGGATGCTGCTCGGGTATCTGCACATCAAGGACGTCATCGAGACGACGCCGCAGCGGCGTACGCGCATCATCGACGACAAGTGGGTCCGCCCCTTCGCCGCTGTCCGGGACAGCGACCTGCTCCACGACGCGTTGGGCACACTGCGCCGGCGGGGCGCACATCTGGGACAGGTCGTCGACGACAAGGGCGCGGTGACGGGGCTGGTCACCTTGGAGGACATCATCGAGGAACTCGTCGGCGAGATTCGCGATGCCGCGCATCACGATGATCAGTGA
- the cmk gene encoding (d)CMP kinase → MCSAAADDRAPGLIIAIDGPSGSGKSSTSRGVAERLGLRYLDTGAMFRAITWWMLEHGVDIQDPDAIARRVHEPVLESGTDPRDPAIHVDGRDVGVEIRGEEVTGAVSPVAAVPAVRARLLALQREIIGAGQIVVEGRDIGSVVAPEARVKVYLSADAAARAARRALEEGGADVAATQESLLSRDEIDSSRATAPLTMADGSVHIDSTFLTLDEVIAQIVALTGESGP, encoded by the coding sequence GTGTGCTCTGCTGCTGCCGACGATCGTGCCCCCGGTCTGATCATCGCGATCGACGGTCCCTCCGGGTCGGGCAAGAGCAGCACGTCGCGCGGCGTCGCCGAGCGCCTCGGGCTGCGCTACCTCGACACCGGTGCGATGTTTCGAGCCATCACCTGGTGGATGTTGGAGCACGGCGTCGACATCCAGGACCCGGACGCGATCGCACGACGCGTGCACGAGCCGGTGCTCGAGTCGGGCACGGACCCCCGCGATCCGGCCATCCACGTGGACGGTCGCGACGTGGGAGTGGAGATCCGTGGCGAGGAGGTCACCGGTGCGGTCAGTCCCGTGGCCGCCGTTCCAGCCGTCCGGGCGCGGCTGCTCGCACTGCAGCGCGAGATCATCGGCGCCGGTCAGATCGTGGTCGAGGGACGCGACATCGGCTCGGTGGTCGCTCCCGAGGCGCGGGTGAAGGTCTATCTCAGCGCCGACGCCGCCGCACGTGCCGCCCGTCGGGCGTTGGAGGAGGGGGGTGCGGACGTGGCCGCGACCCAGGAATCACTCCTCAGCCGTGACGAGATCGACTCCTCCCGGGCGACCGCCCCTCTGACCATGGCCGATGGTTCGGTCCACATCGACTCCACCTTCCTGACGTTGGACGAGGTCATCGCGCAGATCGTGGCCCTGACCGGAGAGTCCGGCCCGTGA